In Microtus pennsylvanicus isolate mMicPen1 chromosome 12, mMicPen1.hap1, whole genome shotgun sequence, the following proteins share a genomic window:
- the Trip10 gene encoding cdc42-interacting protein 4 isoform X1 produces MDWGTELWDQFEVLERHTQWGLDLLDKYVKFVKERAEVEQAYAKQLRSLVKKYLPKRPTKDDPEVKFSQQQSFVQLLQEVNDFAGQRELVAESLGIRVCLELAKYSQEMKQERKMHFQEGRRAQQQLENGFKQLETSKRKFERDCREAEKAAHTAERLDQDINATKADVEKAKQQAHLRNHMAEESKNEYAAQLQRFNRDQAHFYFSQMPQIFDKLQDMDERRATRLGAGYGLLSEAELQVVPIIGKCLEGMKVAAESVDAKNDSQVLIELHKSGFARPGDLEFEDFSQVMSRVPSDSSLGTPDGRPELRAASSRSRAKRWPFGKKNKPRPPSLSLLGGHLPSTLSDGSPSPRSGRDPLAILSEISKSVKPRLASFRSLRGGRGTVVTEDFSHLPPEQQRKRLQQQLEERNRELQKEEDQREALKKMKDVYEKTPQMGDPASLEPRIAETLGNIERLKLEVQKYEAWLAEAESRVLSNRGDSLSRHSRPPDPPATAPPDSSSSSNSGSQDNKESSEEPPSEEGQDTPIYTEFDEDFEEPASPIGQCVAIYHFEGSSEGTISMSEGEDLSLMEEDKGDGWTRVRRKQGGEGYVPTSYLQVTLN; encoded by the exons ATGGATTGGGGCACCGAGTTGTGG GATCAGTTTGAGGTGTTGGAACGCCACACGCAGTGGGGGCTGGATCTGTTGGACAAATACGTGAAGTTCGTGAAGGAACGCGCCGAGGTGGAGCAGGCTTATGCCAAGCAACTCCG GAGCCTGGTGAAAAAGTACCTTCCCAAGAGACCTACCAAAGATGACCCCGAAGTCAA gtTCAGCCAGCAGCAATCCTTCGTTCAGCTTCTCCAGGAGGTCAATGATTTCGCAGGCCAGCGAGAACTGGTGGCCGAGAGCCTGGGCATCCGAGTGTGTCTGGAGTTGGCCAAGTACTCACAGGAGATGAAGCAGGAGAGGAAGATG CACTTCCAGGAAGGCCGGCGGGCCCAGCAGCAGCTGGAAAATGGCTTCAAGCAGCTGGAGACT AGTAAGCGGAAGTTTGAGCGAGACTGCCGCGAGGCCGAGAAAGCTGCTCACACCGCCGAACGGCTGGATCAGGATATTAATGCCACCAAGGCAGATgtggagaag GCCAAGCAGCAAGCCCACCTTCGGAACCACATGGCGGAGGAGAGCAAAAACGAATACGCAGCCCAGCTTCAGCGCTTCAACCGAGACCAGGCCCACTTTTACTTCTCACAGATGCCCCAGATATTCGAT AAGCTGCAGGACATGGATGAACGCCGGGCCACCCGCCTGGGCGCCGGGTATGGGCTCTTATCCGAGGCTGAGCTGCAGGTGGTTCCCATTATCGGCAAATGCTTGGAGGGAATGAAGGTGGCTGCCGAGTCCGTGGACGCTAAGAAC GACTCGCAAGTCCTCATCGAATTACACAAGTCAGGGTTCGCCCGCCCGGGCGACTTGGAATTCGAAGACTTTAGTCAAGTCATGAGCCGAGTGCCCTCCGACAGCAGCCTGGGCACCCCGGATGGCAGGCCTGAGCTCCGAGCAGCCTCCAGCCGCAGCCGGGCCAAGCGCTGGCCTTTTGGGAAAAAGAATAAG CCGCGTCCCCCATCCCTGTCCCTCCTGGGGGGTCACCTACCCTCCACATTGTCTGATGGATCCCCGTCCCCCCGTTCTGGCCGCGACCCCTTGGCCATACTGAGCGAGATCAGTAAGTCTGTCAAACCGCGGCTAGCATCCTTCCGCAGCCTCCGAGGCGGCCGTGGG ACTGTGGTCACTGAAGATTTCAGTCATCTGCCCCCAGAGCAGCAGAGAAAGCGACTCCAACAACAGCTGGAAGAGAGGAACCGGGAGTTGCAGAAGGAGGAGGACCAGAG GGAGGCCCTGAAGAAGATGAAAGACGTATATGAGAAAACACCGCAGATGGGCGACCCTGCCAGCTTAGAGCCCCGCATTGCTGAGACCCTGGGCAACATTGAGAGACTCAAGCTGGAAGTGCAGAAGTATGAG GCTTGGTTAGCAGAAGCTGAAAGCCGGGTCCTCAGTAACCGGGGAGACAGCTTGAGCCGTCATTCCAGGCCCCCTGATCCCCCAGCTACTGCCCCACCTGatagcagcagtagcagcaacagTGGATCCCAGGATAATAAGGAGAG CTCAGAAGAGCCCCCTTCAGAGGAAGGCCAGGACACCCCCATCTATACTGAGTTTGATGAGGACTTTGAAGAGCCTGCCTCCCCTATTGGCCAGTGTGTAGCGATCTACCACTTTGAAG GATCCAGCGAGGGAACCATCTCCATGTCGGAGGGGGAAGACctcagtctgatggaggaagacaAAGGTGACGGATGGACACGGGTCAGGCGGAAACAGGGAGGCGAGGGCTATGTGCCCACCTCCTACCTCCAAGTCACGCTCAACTGA
- the Trip10 gene encoding cdc42-interacting protein 4 isoform X2 → MDWGTELWDQFEVLERHTQWGLDLLDKYVKFVKERAEVEQAYAKQLRSLVKKYLPKRPTKDDPEVKFSQQQSFVQLLQEVNDFAGQRELVAESLGIRVCLELAKYSQEMKQERKMHFQEGRRAQQQLENGFKQLETSKRKFERDCREAEKAAHTAERLDQDINATKADVEKAKQQAHLRNHMAEESKNEYAAQLQRFNRDQAHFYFSQMPQIFDKLQDMDERRATRLGAGYGLLSEAELQVVPIIGKCLEGMKVAAESVDAKNDSQVLIELHKSGFARPGDLEFEDFSQVMSRVPSDSSLGTPDGRPELRAASSRSRAKRWPFGKKNKTVVTEDFSHLPPEQQRKRLQQQLEERNRELQKEEDQREALKKMKDVYEKTPQMGDPASLEPRIAETLGNIERLKLEVQKYEAWLAEAESRVLSNRGDSLSRHSRPPDPPATAPPDSSSSSNSGSQDNKESSEEPPSEEGQDTPIYTEFDEDFEEPASPIGQCVAIYHFEGSSEGTISMSEGEDLSLMEEDKGDGWTRVRRKQGGEGYVPTSYLQVTLN, encoded by the exons ATGGATTGGGGCACCGAGTTGTGG GATCAGTTTGAGGTGTTGGAACGCCACACGCAGTGGGGGCTGGATCTGTTGGACAAATACGTGAAGTTCGTGAAGGAACGCGCCGAGGTGGAGCAGGCTTATGCCAAGCAACTCCG GAGCCTGGTGAAAAAGTACCTTCCCAAGAGACCTACCAAAGATGACCCCGAAGTCAA gtTCAGCCAGCAGCAATCCTTCGTTCAGCTTCTCCAGGAGGTCAATGATTTCGCAGGCCAGCGAGAACTGGTGGCCGAGAGCCTGGGCATCCGAGTGTGTCTGGAGTTGGCCAAGTACTCACAGGAGATGAAGCAGGAGAGGAAGATG CACTTCCAGGAAGGCCGGCGGGCCCAGCAGCAGCTGGAAAATGGCTTCAAGCAGCTGGAGACT AGTAAGCGGAAGTTTGAGCGAGACTGCCGCGAGGCCGAGAAAGCTGCTCACACCGCCGAACGGCTGGATCAGGATATTAATGCCACCAAGGCAGATgtggagaag GCCAAGCAGCAAGCCCACCTTCGGAACCACATGGCGGAGGAGAGCAAAAACGAATACGCAGCCCAGCTTCAGCGCTTCAACCGAGACCAGGCCCACTTTTACTTCTCACAGATGCCCCAGATATTCGAT AAGCTGCAGGACATGGATGAACGCCGGGCCACCCGCCTGGGCGCCGGGTATGGGCTCTTATCCGAGGCTGAGCTGCAGGTGGTTCCCATTATCGGCAAATGCTTGGAGGGAATGAAGGTGGCTGCCGAGTCCGTGGACGCTAAGAAC GACTCGCAAGTCCTCATCGAATTACACAAGTCAGGGTTCGCCCGCCCGGGCGACTTGGAATTCGAAGACTTTAGTCAAGTCATGAGCCGAGTGCCCTCCGACAGCAGCCTGGGCACCCCGGATGGCAGGCCTGAGCTCCGAGCAGCCTCCAGCCGCAGCCGGGCCAAGCGCTGGCCTTTTGGGAAAAAGAATAAG ACTGTGGTCACTGAAGATTTCAGTCATCTGCCCCCAGAGCAGCAGAGAAAGCGACTCCAACAACAGCTGGAAGAGAGGAACCGGGAGTTGCAGAAGGAGGAGGACCAGAG GGAGGCCCTGAAGAAGATGAAAGACGTATATGAGAAAACACCGCAGATGGGCGACCCTGCCAGCTTAGAGCCCCGCATTGCTGAGACCCTGGGCAACATTGAGAGACTCAAGCTGGAAGTGCAGAAGTATGAG GCTTGGTTAGCAGAAGCTGAAAGCCGGGTCCTCAGTAACCGGGGAGACAGCTTGAGCCGTCATTCCAGGCCCCCTGATCCCCCAGCTACTGCCCCACCTGatagcagcagtagcagcaacagTGGATCCCAGGATAATAAGGAGAG CTCAGAAGAGCCCCCTTCAGAGGAAGGCCAGGACACCCCCATCTATACTGAGTTTGATGAGGACTTTGAAGAGCCTGCCTCCCCTATTGGCCAGTGTGTAGCGATCTACCACTTTGAAG GATCCAGCGAGGGAACCATCTCCATGTCGGAGGGGGAAGACctcagtctgatggaggaagacaAAGGTGACGGATGGACACGGGTCAGGCGGAAACAGGGAGGCGAGGGCTATGTGCCCACCTCCTACCTCCAAGTCACGCTCAACTGA
- the Sh2d3a gene encoding SH2 domain-containing protein 3A — protein MPSAKSSMQAPQDTDNLTCQPWYHGQLSRQEAETLLLQDGDFLVRASESQGSHPVISCRWRGKILHFEVFRVVLRPRPGRPQALFQLEDERFPSMSALVHSYVTRRRPLSQATGAVASKPVRRERPLTRSFSEDVLTDIPAAPRPLRPRKWSSSQPAGLDRSGRGERDDTAGAPPAFGSALHRTGSEPTLLKALPHLGTMADSLTASDGQLHAKARSVPLRTPSLASGHPPTYCELLPQVPSAQRTTPRPSCLEPAVWWWEAEEDEEEDRCFIRPQTEVSFCIPGHSSGLLGPQNRPLDPAVLCTLRSLLVAHHPESTALHLLLVDCQAIGLLGVTKSQKSAMGVASGLELLTLPHGHRLRLEVLERIETLALAGALAVLGCSGPLEERAVALKGLVDLALALRPGATGDLLGLAGVMGALLMPQVSRLESTWRHLRRNHTEAALVFEQELKPLMRALDESTGPCNPGEVALPHVAPVVRLLEGEETSGPLDESCDQLLRTLLGARQVVRDAPLFRRAAAQRLQGFRPNPELWEALTTGFLRRLLWGSKGAQATRANRLEKFHHVLSILSRQLEPGG, from the exons ATGCCTTCTGCCAAGAGCTCCATGCAGGCACCACAGGATACAGACAACCTTACTTGCCAGCCCTGGTACCACGGTCAGCTGTCTCGACAG GAAGCTGAAACCCTCCTACTACAAGATGGCGACTTCCTTGTTCGTGCCTCGGAGTCCCAAGGGAGCCACCCTGTGATCTCCTGCCGCTGGCGAGGCAAGATCCTACATTTTGAGGTGTTCCGAGTGGTGCTGCGGCCTAGGCCTGGTCGCCCGCAGGCCCTCTTTCAGCTAGAAGATGAAAGGTTTCCCAGTATGTCTGCCCTGGTCCACAGTTATGTGACCCGCAGGCGACCGCTGTCCCAGGCTACAGGAGCTGTGGCCTCCAAGCCTGTGAGACGTGAGAGGCCGCTGACTCGCAGCTTCAGTGAGGACGTGCTCACCGACATCCCGGCTGCCCCCAGGCCTCTCAG GCCTAGGAAGTGGAGTTCCAGCCAGCCTGCAGGGTTGGACCGTTCAGGAAGGGGAGAACGTGATGATACAGCAG GAGCACCCCCTGCTTTTGGATCTGCCCTGCACCGGACAGGCAGCGAACCCACGTTGCTGAAGGCCCTGCCTCACCTGGGAACTATGGCAGACAGTCTCACGGCCTCTGATGGACAGCTTCACGCAAAGGCTCGCTCCGTGCCCCTCCGGACGCCCTCCTTGGCCTCTGGACATCCCCCAACATACTGTGAACTTCTCCCCCAAGTACCCAGTGCTCAGAGAACGACTCCCAGACCGAGCTGTCTGGAGCCAGCGGTCTGGTGGTGGGAAgctgaggaagatgaggaagaagacagatgcTTCATAAGACCACAAACTGAGGTCTCATTTTGCATCCCTGGCCACTCCTCCGGCCTGCTGGGTCCCCAGAACAGACCCTTGGACCCTGCAGTTCTGTGTACCCTCCGAAGCTTGCTGGTGGCACACCATCCTGAGAGTACTGCTCTGCACCTGCTGTTGGTGGACTGCCAG GCTATAGGCTTGCTGGGGGTGACCAAGAGTCAGAAAAGTGCCATGGGCGTCGCCTCTGGTCTAGAACTTCTCACACTTCCTCACGGTCACCGCCTGAGGTTGGAGGTGCTAGAGAG GATTGAGACCCTGGCACTGGCTGgggccctggctgtgctgggttGCTCGGGGCCCCTGGAGGAGCGCGCAGTCGCTCTGAAAGGCCTGGTGGATCTAGCGTTGGCGCTGAGGCCAGGAGCGACAGGGGACCTGCTGGGACTGGCTGGGGTCATGGGCGCCCTGCTCATGCCCCAG GTATCCAGGTTAGAGAGCACTTGGCGTCATCTACGAAGGAACCACACGGAGGCCGCGCTGGTCTTTGAACAAGAGCTGAAGCCTCTGATGCGGGCTCTGGATGAAAGTACAG GACCCTGCAACCCAGGAGAGGTGGCCCTGCCACACGTGGCACCGGTAGTACGCCTGCTGGAGGGCGAGGAGACCTCTGGGCCGCTGGACGAGTCCTGTGACCAGCTGTTGCGCACTCTGCTCGGGGCGCGACAGGTGGTCCGCGATGCGCCTCTGTTCCGCAGGGCGGCAGCCCAGCGCCTGCAAG GATTCAGGCCTAACCCAGAACTCTGGGAGGCGCTGACCACCGGTTTCCTGCGCCGCTTACTCTGGGGGAGCAAGGGGGCCCAGGCCACTAGAGCCAACCGCCTGGAGAAGTTCCATCATGTCCTCAGCATCCTGTCCCGACAACTAGAGCCTGGGGGCTGA
- the Trip10 gene encoding cdc42-interacting protein 4 isoform X3, translating into MKQERKMHFQEGRRAQQQLENGFKQLETSKRKFERDCREAEKAAHTAERLDQDINATKADVEKAKQQAHLRNHMAEESKNEYAAQLQRFNRDQAHFYFSQMPQIFDKLQDMDERRATRLGAGYGLLSEAELQVVPIIGKCLEGMKVAAESVDAKNDSQVLIELHKSGFARPGDLEFEDFSQVMSRVPSDSSLGTPDGRPELRAASSRSRAKRWPFGKKNKPRPPSLSLLGGHLPSTLSDGSPSPRSGRDPLAILSEISKSVKPRLASFRSLRGGRGTVVTEDFSHLPPEQQRKRLQQQLEERNRELQKEEDQREALKKMKDVYEKTPQMGDPASLEPRIAETLGNIERLKLEVQKYEAWLAEAESRVLSNRGDSLSRHSRPPDPPATAPPDSSSSSNSGSQDNKESSEEPPSEEGQDTPIYTEFDEDFEEPASPIGQCVAIYHFEGSSEGTISMSEGEDLSLMEEDKGDGWTRVRRKQGGEGYVPTSYLQVTLN; encoded by the exons ATGAAGCAGGAGAGGAAGATG CACTTCCAGGAAGGCCGGCGGGCCCAGCAGCAGCTGGAAAATGGCTTCAAGCAGCTGGAGACT AGTAAGCGGAAGTTTGAGCGAGACTGCCGCGAGGCCGAGAAAGCTGCTCACACCGCCGAACGGCTGGATCAGGATATTAATGCCACCAAGGCAGATgtggagaag GCCAAGCAGCAAGCCCACCTTCGGAACCACATGGCGGAGGAGAGCAAAAACGAATACGCAGCCCAGCTTCAGCGCTTCAACCGAGACCAGGCCCACTTTTACTTCTCACAGATGCCCCAGATATTCGAT AAGCTGCAGGACATGGATGAACGCCGGGCCACCCGCCTGGGCGCCGGGTATGGGCTCTTATCCGAGGCTGAGCTGCAGGTGGTTCCCATTATCGGCAAATGCTTGGAGGGAATGAAGGTGGCTGCCGAGTCCGTGGACGCTAAGAAC GACTCGCAAGTCCTCATCGAATTACACAAGTCAGGGTTCGCCCGCCCGGGCGACTTGGAATTCGAAGACTTTAGTCAAGTCATGAGCCGAGTGCCCTCCGACAGCAGCCTGGGCACCCCGGATGGCAGGCCTGAGCTCCGAGCAGCCTCCAGCCGCAGCCGGGCCAAGCGCTGGCCTTTTGGGAAAAAGAATAAG CCGCGTCCCCCATCCCTGTCCCTCCTGGGGGGTCACCTACCCTCCACATTGTCTGATGGATCCCCGTCCCCCCGTTCTGGCCGCGACCCCTTGGCCATACTGAGCGAGATCAGTAAGTCTGTCAAACCGCGGCTAGCATCCTTCCGCAGCCTCCGAGGCGGCCGTGGG ACTGTGGTCACTGAAGATTTCAGTCATCTGCCCCCAGAGCAGCAGAGAAAGCGACTCCAACAACAGCTGGAAGAGAGGAACCGGGAGTTGCAGAAGGAGGAGGACCAGAG GGAGGCCCTGAAGAAGATGAAAGACGTATATGAGAAAACACCGCAGATGGGCGACCCTGCCAGCTTAGAGCCCCGCATTGCTGAGACCCTGGGCAACATTGAGAGACTCAAGCTGGAAGTGCAGAAGTATGAG GCTTGGTTAGCAGAAGCTGAAAGCCGGGTCCTCAGTAACCGGGGAGACAGCTTGAGCCGTCATTCCAGGCCCCCTGATCCCCCAGCTACTGCCCCACCTGatagcagcagtagcagcaacagTGGATCCCAGGATAATAAGGAGAG CTCAGAAGAGCCCCCTTCAGAGGAAGGCCAGGACACCCCCATCTATACTGAGTTTGATGAGGACTTTGAAGAGCCTGCCTCCCCTATTGGCCAGTGTGTAGCGATCTACCACTTTGAAG GATCCAGCGAGGGAACCATCTCCATGTCGGAGGGGGAAGACctcagtctgatggaggaagacaAAGGTGACGGATGGACACGGGTCAGGCGGAAACAGGGAGGCGAGGGCTATGTGCCCACCTCCTACCTCCAAGTCACGCTCAACTGA